CATCGAAGGCTTCGACCCCAAACAGCAAGTGAAGGTGCTCCTGACGTCCGGCGGTAAACCGGTCGCATCACAAGCGGTGGCGTTCGACCGGAAGGGGCAGGCGCAGGTCGGGTTCGACATCGACACGAAGCAGTCGGGGCTGCGGGTCATCGTCGGCCCGCCAGATGCAACCGACGAGGAACTCACGGGGCTCCAGACCATCGGGCTCGACATCCCGCGCCGACGCTTCTTCGGCAAGGACGACCTGGCGATCCCCGCCATTCGCATCACCCCCTACTACTGGTTCTGGTGGCTGCGGTGGTGTCGCACCTTCACCATCCATGGGCGCGTGGTCTGCCCCGATGGCTCCCCCGTCCCCGGCGCCGTCGTCTGCGCCTACGACGTCGATGCCTGGTGGTGGTGGTGGAGCAAGCAGCAGGTGGGGTGCGCCACGACCGACGCCAGCGGCTCGTTCACCCTCACCTTCAAGTGGTGTTGCGGGTGGTGGCCGTGGTGGTGGTGGAGGCTCCGCCGCTGGTACGTGGAGCCCAAGCTCGCCGAGGTGATCTACGGCGCGCTGCAGCGCGATCCGCGCGTGCCGCGCCCGCCGCTCCCCGATCCGGCCCCCGACCTGTCGCTCTTCGATCGATTCCTGGGCGAGCCGTCGCTGCCGCGCTCGGTGGGGCGCGCAGCACTCGCCGCACCCGCGCGCGTGCTGACCACGGCAGCAGCGGGGGCAACGCCCACGCGGAATCGCGCCGCGGCAGGCGCGCTCGTTCGTGGTCGCGCCGCCGTCGCCCCGGTCGAACCGTCGCTCCTGGATGGACTGCGCGAGCGACTGGTGTCCAGGCTTCCGAACATCCCCGCGCTCGATGCCGTGCGCCTCTGGCCGTGGCATCCCTGGCAGCCGTGGTGGGACTGCACCCCCGACATCGTCTTCCGCGCCACGCAAACGTGCGGCGGCACCGAGCACGTGATCGTCAACGAGGGGTGGTTCTCGGCGCGCTGGAACATCGCGCAGGTGAGCAACGTGACGCTCACGGCGACCGATGATGCCTGCTGCGTCCCCATCAACGACTGCATCGAGGGCGAGTGCCTGGCGCTGGCCAAGGTGTGCAGCGTCGACGCCGACCAGGTGGGCGGCAATCCCGGCGCCGACCCGACGCCGGTGGGGTACGCCTTCCCCAACGTCATCTCCAACGGTGGCGACGCCCCGTTCGCGGAACAGGTGAACATCCGCGGCACGGCGCAGTGCATGAGCGACATCGACTACTACGAGATCGAGTTCTCCGACGACGATGGGGCAACGTGGCAGCTGATGCCGTCGCAGGCGTTAGGCACCTTCGCGCGCGAGTACTGGGACTTCGCGCTCGGCACCGACGTCGATGTCCCGTTCAGCGCGCAGGTCCCCATCGACGGCCGGCACGTGTACGAGACGGTCGAGCACTACGAGGCCACGCACACCCCGGCCGACTGGGGCGCGACCAAGGTCTGGCTCGGGACCAACATCGACATGGTCGTCCCCTGGCTCACGGCGCCGACCTTCGCCGACGGGACGTACACGCTCCGGGTGGTGGGCTACGACGAGGCCGGCGGCGTCCTCTCCAACCCGCGCGTCCTCAAGGTCTGCGACTCCCAGGCCGACGCCGAGATCATCGTCACGACCGACAACCAATCGACCTTCCCCGCTCCGGGGCCGCTCAACAACCCGTGTGGCGGCGGGACGACGCACGGCTGCACCAACGAGCCCGAGACCGACATCCTCGACGCGCGCATCGTGCACGCGGGCGGTGGCCAGACGACCATCGGTCCGTGCGGCGAGGTGCGCATCGCAACGGGGGACATGCTGGAGGTGGACTTCGTCGCCCATGACGCGCAGGGGCACCTGGCCTGGTACTCGCTCATCGCCACGTACGGCGAGAACCTGGCACGCGACCTCGTTGCGTTAGGCGGGACGCTCACGCCGCTCCCCGGTGGGGCACCGCCGGTGCCGGCGGCCGCGCAGGTGGGCCCCGACTACGCCACCGCACGCTCGGCGCCGCAGAACGCGGCGGCCCCCACGTGGACCGGCGGGGCGATTCGCCTCACGATCAGTGCGGCCATCGCCTTCCCCGAGAGCTGCTGCTACCAGCTCGAGCTCCGGGCCTACAAGCGCACCATCGTGAACTGCCAGGCCAACAACACGCATCGCAACCTGAGCGAACGCTCGTTCCAGGTGTCGGTGTGATGCGCGCGACACACGACCGCCGATGAGTGCACTCCTCCTCTTCGCCGGGCTGCTGGCGACGTGGCGGGTCACGCACCTCATCACGGCGGAGGACGGACCATGGAACCTCGTGGCCCGCCTCCGCCAGGCGGCGGGCGCCGGCTTCTTCGGCGACCTGATGGACTGCTTCTACTGCACGAGCATGTGGGTGGCGCTCCCGATGGCGTATTGGGTGGGGACGAGCTGGCCGGCGCGCGGCGTCGCCTGGCTCGCCCTGTCGGGGGGCGCGATCCTCATCGAACGACTCATCCCCGATCGCCGCGACCCGGCGAGCGGACCCTAACAGGAGACAACAGCATGTGTTGCGGAAAGAACCGTGCGGCGGCACGGGCCGCCGCCGTGGCCGGCGGAGTGGCCGGGCGTGGCCACGCGGCCACCGCCGTCGCGCCGGTCCCCCCGTCGGCCACCAGCGAGATCATGTTCGAGTACGTGGGCAACGGGAGCGCGGCGATTCGCGGCCCGGTGAGCGGGCGCGTGTACCGCTTTGCCGCCCCCGGTGATCGCGTGCGCGTCGACGCACGCGACCGTCCGGGGCTCTCGTCGATGGCGGCGGTGCGCTGGGTGCGGTAACCTTCGCCCCATGAAGCTCTGGATCGACGCCGACGCCGCACCGCTCGCCGTGAAGGAAGTCTGCTACCGCGCCTCCGAGCGCCTCGCGCTCGCCACCGTCTTCGTGGCCAACCAGCGGGTGCAGCTTCCCGCGGGCTACCCGCACCTCGAGGCGGTGCGCGTCGACGGCGGCCCCGATGTCGCGGACCGCTACATCGCCGAGCACGCGCAGGCGGGCGATGTCGCGGTCACCGCCGACATCCCGCTGGCCGCGCTCCTCGTCCCCAAGAAGGTCACGGTCATCGACCCACGCGGCGAGGTCTACACCGAAGAGATCATCGGCGAGCGGCTCTCGGTGCGGAACTTCATGGACGGCTTGCGCGGGGCGGGGGTGGAGACCGGCGGTCATGGCGCCTACGGCGCGCGCGAGAAGCAGGCGTTCGCCAACGCACTCGACCGCGCGCTCACCCGGGCGATGCGCAGCTGATACCGGCGGGGGAGCACCGTGCGTGGGAAACGAACGAGGGGCGCGCCGCACCAGCGGCACGCCCCTCGCACCGTTCCATCGCGACCTAACGATACCGCTGCATCAGCGCCTCGAGCGCGGCCTTGCCCGGGCAGAGCTTCTCGTACGGGATGTCGATGAGCGGCGTGGGCACGGTGCGCATCATGTCGTGCATCTCGCGTCCACCATCGTCGACGAAGAGCAGGCCGGTCGCCATTTCCTGGCGCGCCTGGCAGGCGCGCACATGTGCGTAGGCGTGCTCGCGATCGGTGGGATCGTACTCGGGCGACGTGGACCGCAGGCGCACGCTCCCGCCGTCGTGCAACTGCACCACCCGCACCTCTTCGTCGGTCTCGGGAACGGTGATCGCGCGCTGGATCGGGACAAAATCTGCCGAGACGGCCTCCACCGACTGCTCGCGGGTGAAGGCGTAACTCTTGGTCGACCCTTCGTGGTCGTTGAACGAGACGCAAGGCGAGATCACGTCGACCACGGCGAAGCCACGGTGGGCGATCCCAGCCTTGAGGATGGGGACGAGCTGCTTCTTGTCGCCCGAGAACGAGCGGGCCACGAAGGTCGCGCCTAACGTCAACGCCAGCAGGACGGGATCGATCGGCGCCTGTTCGTTCGCCTCCCCCTTCTTGCTCGTCGACCCGATGTCGGCCGACGCCGAGAACTGCCCCTTGGTGAGGCCGTAGACGCCGTTGTTCTCCAGCACGTAGAGCATGTTGACGTTGCGCCGGATGGCGTGCGACAGCTGCCCCAGCCCAATCGACAGCGAGTCGCCGTCGCCGGAGATGCCGATGTAGGTGAGCGACCGGTTGGCCGCGGCGGCTCCGCTGGTCACCGACGGCATGCGCCCGTGCACGGAGTTGAAGCCGTGCGACTGCTTCATGAAGTACGCGGTCGTCTTCGACGAGCAGCCGATTCCGCTCATCTTCCCCACGCGGTGCGGCTCGAGGGCCATTTCCCAGCCGGCCTGGATGAGCGCCGCGGTGACCGAGTCGTGCCCGCACCCGGCACACAGCGTCGACATCGCTCCTTCGTAGTCGCGAAGCGTGAGCCCCAGGGCGTTGGTGCGCGAGCTCGGATGCCTGACGGGAGGCTTGGTGATCGACGTCATGCGGGCACTCCGGCTAAGTGGGCGGATACGGCGTCGACGACGACCTTGGCGGTGAGCGGCATGCCCCCGTAGTCGAGCACGGCGTGCATGTCGTCGCGCGGCACGCCAAGCTCGATGGCCAGCAGTGCGCGCAACTGCGCATCGCGGTTCTGCTCGATCACGAAGACGTGCTCGTGACCGGTGATGAAGTCGTGCACGGCCTTGGCGAATGGGAATGCTCGGATGCGCATCACGTCCACCGCGATCCCCTGCGTGGCCAGGATGTCGCTCGCCTCGCGCACCGCCGCGTCGCACCCGCCAATCATCACCAGCCCCACCTCGGCGCCGTCACGGCGCTGGATGACCGGCGTCGGGAGCGACTCCGCCGCCCCATCGATCTTGCGCTTGAGGCGATCGACCAGCTCCAGGTATGCGTCCGAGTCCTCGGTGTACGCGGCATGCTTGTCGTGCCCGGAGCCGCGCACGAAGTAGGCCCCCTTCCCGCCCACGCCGGGGAGCGTGCGGGCCGCAATCCCATCACCGTCCACATCCAGGTAGCGCGAGAACTTCGCGATCTTCGAGAGCGCCTCGGCGTCGAGCACCTTGCCACGATCGGGGCGGTAGTTGTCGTCCCACTCGAAGCGCTTCACCATCCAGTCGTTCATCCCGATGTCGAGGTCCGAGGCCACGAAGACCGGGGTCTGGAAGCGCTCGGCCAGGTCGAACGACTGCACCGCCAACTCGAAGCACTCGCGCGGGTTGGCGGGGAAGAGGACGAGGTGCTTGGTGTCGCCGTGCGAGGCGTAGGCCAGCGAGAAGAGGTCGGCCTGCTGCGTGCGCGTCGGCATCCCGGTGGCCGGGCCGCAGCGCTGCACGTCGAAGAAGACGGCCGGGATGTCGGTGTAGTACGCCAGCCCGATGAACTCCTGCATGAGCGAGATCCCGGGCCCCGACGTGTTGGTGAAGGCGCGCGCCCCGGCCCAGCCGGCGCCAATCACGATTCCGGCAGCGGCCAGCTCGTCTTCGGCCTGCAGGATCGCGTAGTTGTTGAGCCCCGTGTCGGGGTCCACGCGGAACTTCTCGCAGAAGCCCTTGAACGCTTCCATCAGCGCGGTGGCCGGCGTGATGGGATACCAGGCCCCCACCGTGGCACCTGCGTACAGCGCGCCGAGTGCGCTGGCCGTGTTGCCGTCCATGAGGATGGCATCACCGGTCGCGTCCATCTTCTCCAGCCGGAAGGGGAGTGGACAGGCGAAGTTGGCCTTGGCGAAGTCGTAGCCCAGGTGGATCGCGGTGTGGTTGGCGTCGAGCAGGCGCGGCTTCTTGGCAAACTTCTCGTTGAGCATTTGCCCGACGACGTCCATGTCGATGTCGAGCAGGGCGGCGAGCGCGCCGGCATACGCGATGTTGCGCAGCAGCGTGCGGTCACGGTCCTTCTCGAACGTCTCCACGCACATCTTGCCGAACGGGATGCCGAGGATGGTGATCCCTTCCCGCACGAGTGCCGGATCCAGCGGCCACGTCGAGTCGTACAGCAGGTAGCCGCCGGGGCGCACCGCGGCGACGTCCTTGCGGTAGGTCGACGGATTCAACGCGACCACCAGGTCCACCTCCGAGGGGCGCGCCGTGTAGCCGTCCTTGCTGACCCGGATCTCGTACCAGGTGGGGAGTCCCTGGATGTTCGACGGGAAGATGTTCTTTCCCGTGACCGGGATGCCCATGCGGAAGATGGCCTGCATCAGGAGCGAGTTGGCGCTCGCCGACCCGGTCCCGTTGACCGTCCCCATCTTGAAGGCGAAGTCGTTGATCCCGCTCATCGGCTCACCTGTCCGGCATACGGAAGTTGGAGGTCGAACGTGCGCATGTCCCACGCGGCGGTCGGACAGCGCTCGGCGCAGAGCCCGCAGTGCAGGCAGACGTCCTCGTCCTTGACCATCACGCGCTTGGTCTGCGGGAGGGCGGCGGAGACGTAGATCTCCTGCGCGGTGTTGAGCGCCGGCGCCGAGAGACGCAGGCGCAGGTCGTCGATCGGCGTGCTGTTGGTCGTGATCGTGAGGCACGTCGTGGGGCAGACGTCGACACAGGCGTCGCACTCGATGCAGAGCGGCGCGGAAAAGTGCGTCTGGACGTCGCAGTTGAGGCAACGTTGCACCTCGCCGGCGGCCTGCTCGGGGGTGAAGCCCAGCTCGACCTCGATCCCGATGTTGTGGAAGCGCTGCTCGAGCGCCTCGTGCTGCATGCGGGCGCGCTTGGCCGTGTCGTAGTCGTTCTCGTACGCCCAGGCGTGCATCCCTACCTTGGCGCTCACCAGCGTCATCCCGAGCGGCGGGCGCTCGCCCACCGGCTTCCCCTGGCAGTGCAGGTCGATCGAGATGGCGGCCTGGTGACCGTGGGCCACCGCCCAGATGATGTTCTCCGGCCCCCACGCGGCATCGCCGCCGAAGAAGACGTTCGGGCGCGTGCTCTGGTGCGTAACCTTGTCCACCACGGGCATGTCGCGCGCGTCGAACTCGATCCCGATGTCGCGCTCGATCCACGGGAAGGCGTTGTCCTGCCCGATGGCGAGGATGACGTCGTCGCAGGGGATGATGACGGTGTCCAGCACGGTGGAGCGCTGCTTGCCGCTCGCGTCCTCGCTCCATTGCAGCTGCTCGAACTCCATCCCCACCAGCTTGCCATGCTCGATCACGAACCGCTTGGGCGCGTGGTTCTCGATGATCTGCACGTGCTCTTCCTCGGCGTCCTCGAGCTCCCACGGCGACGCCTTGAAGTGCTTGCGACCGCGCCGGGCGACGACCTTCACGTCGGTGGCCCCGAGGCGCTTGGCGGTGCGGCAGCAGTCCATCGCCGTGTTCCCCACGCCGATGATCAGCACCCGCTTCCCGATCTCGGTGAGGTGCTCGAAGTGCACGTTGGCCAGCCAGTCGATCCCGAGGTGGATCTGGTCCTGCGCGTCCCAGCGTCCCGGGAGGTCAAGCTCCTTCCCCTTGGGTGCGCCACTCCCCACGTACACCGCGTCGAAGCCCTCGGCCAGCAGCGCCTTGAGACTCGTCACCGTCGTCTCGTAGCGCATGTTGGCTCCCATGTCGATGATGTAGCCGCACTCTTCATCGAGCACGCTTCCCGGGAGTCGGAAGGCGGGGATGTTGATGCGCATCAGCCCGCCCGCCCGCGCATTGCGTTCGACGATGGTGACGTCGTAGCCGAGCGGGAGCAGGTCGTTGGCGACGGTGAGCGACGACGGCCCGGCCCCGACGCACACCACGCGCTTCCCGTTCTTCTGGGCCGGGGGCTTGGGAAGGCGGTCGCGGATGTCGCCGCGGAGGTCGGCCGCGACCCGCTTGAGGCGGCAGATGGCCACCGGCTTCTCATCCACGCGTCCGCGCCGGCAGGCGGGCTCGCACGGGCGGTCGCACGTACGGCCAAGGATGCCCGGAAAGACGTTGGATTGTCGGTTGAGGAGGTACGAGTCGTCGTACCGCCCCTGTGCAATCAGCCGGAGGTAGCCCGGGACGTTGGTGTGCGCCGGGCAGGCCCACTGGCAGTCGACGACTTTATGGTAGTAGCGAGGATCCGAGACATCTGTCGCGCCCATCTGCGTGTGTCCCCTTGAGGTTGGGTTCTGCAAGCATGGCGTGGGTTAGCAGGGGGGGCAAGCCCTGACGGCGCCTCACGATGCGGGAAGCCGATCGACGCCCACCACCGCGTCGCTGTCGGCCCGGTGAAGTCACCTGCTCGGCCCGATGGTCCCCGACACCGATGACGTCGGCGTGGTGATTGCCGCGGCGCCCACTGCGATGCGCGACACGCCAGCGAACGACGCCGCGATCCACGCGACGACCGACCACTCGTCGGCCGCGAATCGACCGCGCGAGGTCCACGCGTCGGCGGCGCAGACGACACGGTTCGCGACGAGCGATGCGCGCCACGGCCGAGCATGCTGGCGCGGCGAACCCAGCTGCAACGCATAGACTAAGCGCCGAGTGCAGGGTCGTGGAAAGCCCTGCGCCGGCGCGGATGTTCGACCGATGCGCGCCGCGTGCACCGCGTGCATGGTGTGGCTGGGTCACGACGCGACAGCTCGGCCGCGCGACCCAGCGTTGGACGCACGGCGGAGCGACGCGCTCCCCGTGCCCTTCCCGGAGCCTTCCCATGTCACGAGCACCGCTCGCCGACCTTGTGTCGAAAGGCCATTGGCTGGTCCGCGCCGCCAACGGCGACTACCTGGATGTGGAGTACGACGCCAAGACGGGGGCGCCACGCCTCGTCACGGTGCCCATCTACCAGGTGCGCCACGCGTTCCGCATCTCGCAGCTTCACGACACGCGCCAGCGAACCTGGAGCGTGCTGGTGGACCCGGTCCCGGTCGCGGGCGTCCCCGACGCTGCCGGCAACGGCGCCGTCGCCGTGAAGGGCAGGGGCACGATCGCCGCGCGGTCCACCGCACGTGGTGCAGCTGGCGGGGCAGCCTCGCGGGGCGTGGCGACGCTGCGCGCCCCCGGTCGGGCCAAGCCGTCGGCGCCGCGACAGGCGTTGCAGCTGCCGATGCAGCTCCGCCATCGCGGGTGCCTCAACTTCGACATCGCGCCGCTCCCGCCGCGCGCCGCCGCCTCGATGCTGCTGGCGTCGCCTGCACAGTCCACGGCGCAATCCGCGGCACAGTCCGTCGGGGCCGCCGCCCTCGGCGCGCTCCTGGGCGAGCTGCCCATCAAGGCACAGCAGCTCACGCTCGACATCACCCCCGCGGTCCTCGCCCTCTCCAATAGCGGGGTCGACTACCCCACCTTCGTGGGCGACCAGAAGCACGCCTTCGAGTACCTCGCGAAGAAGGTCTCCGTCCCCCTGCGGTCGCCCAAGTTCCGGGCCGACATGCTCGTCCCCTTCAAGTGCCCCCCCAACATCCCCGAGAAGGCATGGGAAGCGGTCACCTCGCAGCTCACCGCGGAGTCAGGGGCGCGTGACACGTGCGACCGCTACTTCACCGCCATGCACACCTTCGTGCAGGACGTCTTCACCGCCAAGAACGGCGTCGTGGAGACCGTCGGCGGCCTGGTCCAGCTCGACGCCGGCGCATCGTTGCAGCTGGCGATTGGCGGGTGCTTCCACGCCATGGCCTCGGCGGTGGGCGGGCTGGGCTTCTCCGGCAGTGGGCTGCTGGGCGGCGCGCTCAACGTGGCCTTCGAGGTCATGCTCAAGGACCGCTCGCCCGACGCGCGCGACATGGTCGTCGTCATGTCCAAGCTGCGCGACGGACTCTCCGGCACCTACACCGCCACGGTCAAGGCGATCAAGGAGATGCGCGGCGCGGCGATGAACGATTGGGGAAAGCTTCAGGCGCTACAGGAGATGCTGAAGGGGAGCACCGACGACCTGCAGAAGGCGCAGGACGAAGGCAAGCTGCTCGATGCCGCGTCGCGTGCGCTCGAGATCGAGATCTGGAAGGCGGTGCTCAAGCTCAAGTGGCACCACGTGACCAGTGCCAACGGCCCGTACTTCCGCCCGCAGTATCGCAAGGAAGACGCCGCCGCCTACGAGGCCGCGCACCCGAACTACTGGATCAAGTTCTGGCCCACGCACGTCTCGCGCCCGTTCGGCAGCTCGGAGGACGGCTTCCTCGTGGAGGAGCACTGGCTCGGCTACGGCGACTTCCACGCGCCGGAGGCCGTCCTGTGCGATCGCTTGTTCAAGCAACTGGCCATCCCGCGTGAGGAGGTCTTCACGCGGGCGGAGTGGGGGCTCGTGCGCGACAGCTACTCGCCGCCGTACTTCCCGGGCTACTGAGCGGCCCCGCGGTGACCTGACGGTGAGCTGAGCCAAGGGTGGGGAGGGTGACGCGATTGACGGCGCCCGGTCGCGCGCATTAGGCTGCCGCGACCGGCGCGACCGGCGTCGCCCTCCCCTCCCCTTGCTGGCATCGCACACGCGTGACCATCCGTTGGCTCCTCGCCGCGTTGCACCTGCTGGCCCTCGGCATCGGCATGGAAAGCGTCTGGGCCCGCGGCCGGGCGTTGCGCCGTCCGCTCGATGCCGACGGCCTCAAGCGCGTCTTCACGCACGACAACTGGTACGGGATCGCCGCGCTGCTCTGGTACCCCACCGGGATTGCCCGGGCCTTCTTCGGCTTCGAGAAGGGGACGGGGTACTACCTGCACCAGCCGTTCTTCGTGGCCAAGCTGGCGTTGGTGATCATCGTGGGCGCGGTGGAGATGTGGGTCATGGTCGTCCTCATCCGCTGGCGCCGCCAACAGCAGCGCGGCGAGGCGATCGATACCCGCCACGCCGCGCTCATGTCGCGCATCTCCGCCTGGGAGACCTTCGCCATCATGCTCATCATCTTCCTGGCGACGGCGGTAGCGCGCAACGTCCGCTTCTGGTAGTGCGCCTAACGTGACCGCGCCGGCCGTCGCATCGGTGCCACGGCCACCCCCACCCGCGAGTCGGCCGTGCCATAGTACAGGAACCACTGTCCCTTGAACGGGATGAGGGCCTCCACGAAGGTCGTCCCCTCGGCATACTGCCCCGACTTCTCGTACGACTCGGTGGGGCGAATGAACGGGACATCGGTGCGCGCCAGCAGCTTGAGCGGGTTGCGCGCGTCAAAGAGCGCCTGCCCTGCGGTGTACATGCGTTCGGGGAGCGCGCGATCGCCGTACGCCTGGCTGTTGCCAGCGTTGTAGAGCATCACGATGCCGCGCTCGGTGAGGAGCGGCGGCGGCCCCGCCTCCACCAACCACGAATCGAAGTAGCCGGGGCGCGGCGACAGCACCTTGAGCGCGCGGCCGTTCGCATCCTCCACCGGCGTCCAGTGCACCAGGTCGTCGGAGGTGGCGATGAGGACATCGGGGACGTTGAAGTACATCCAGTACTTGCCGTCGACCTTCGTGGCGACGATGCGATCGCCCACCACGCGGCTCAGGATCGCCCCGGACTTGGTCTCAACCCCCAGGTACTTGCCGCCAGCTGCATCGGCAAAGGCGGGGCCGTGCTTCTCCCAGCGCATCAGGTCGCGCGACGTCGCCACCGCCAGGCGTGGCACCTGCCGGTTCCACTGCGTGTAGGTGAGCACGTAGCGCCCGCTCTCGTCCTCCACGATGCGCGGATCCTCCACGCCCCCCGGCCACTCGTTTCCCTTCTGCCCATCGTTCGCCGGAAAGAGGATCGGCGCCGGGTGCCGCGTGAAGTGCACCCCGTCGCGACTCTCGGCGAGCCCGATGCGCGAGGTGTGCCCACCGATGATCGAGGCCCCGGTCGCGTCTTCGGCGCGATAGAGCACAAAGACCTTCCCGTCGCGCACCACCGCCGCCGGGTTGAACGTCGCGAACGCCTCCCACTGCACGAGCGAGTCGTTCATCGGCGAGCGAAAGGTCGCCGCCGCACTCGGCGAGAGAATCGGGTTCACCGCCGACGGCTTGGTGAACGGGCCGATCATCCACGGCGCGGACTGCGCGCGCACGTCTGCACTCGCGATCGCCGCCAGCAGCAAGGTGGCTGTCAGGGTGCGCGGCACCACACCGTGTGAGGAGGCCCGGCTGTCGAACGGTGAGCGTGTGGCGTGCGTCGTCATCTGCCTGGGGAGAGGGGGCGCGCCAGCATACTATGCATCCGGGACCCGCCGCGGTCGATTCCCCAACGCCGCTCGGCTCAACAACGGTGCCCCGCCGGATCATCCCAACTCGAAGGCCGACGCCTGCTGCGCCCGATACCGGCGACTCCACAACAGTGCCCGCCCATCGCCGAGCACGATGCGATAATCGCCGTGCGACCAAGGTTGTAGTTCGCGGATGGCGTCCATGCGCACGATGTCAGAGCGGTTCACACGCAGGAAGCGGGTCGCGTCGAGGCGATCGGCGAGCGCGCCGATCGTCCCTCGCACGCGAAATGTGCCCTGGGGGGTGTACAGCACCACGTAGTTGCGCTCGGCGCGCGCGAGATCGATCGAATCCACCAGCAGCAGCTGTGCCCCACGCTCCCCCTGCACCAGCAACCGCGTGAGCGGTGGCCCCTCGATCCGGACCAGCGAGGCCATGGCCTCGACCTGCTGCAACGTCGCGGCGCCGAGCGGGGCCGACAGCATCTCACGCGCCCGTTCGACGGCGCTGCGCAGGCGATCGGGTACCACGGGTTTCAGGAGGTAGTCGAGCGCGCGCACTTCGAACGCCGCGACGGCATGCTCGTCGAACGCCGTGACGAAGATGACGAGCGGCATCTCATCCACGCCGACGGCCTTGACCACCCCGACACCGTTGAGGCCCGGCATCTGGATGTCGAGGAAGACGACGTCGGGCTCGAGCTCGGCGATACGCGTGACGGCCTCATCCCCACTTTCCGCTTCGCCGACGACCTCGAGGTCTTCGATGGTCGCCAGCAGTCGCGTGAGGCGACGGCGCGCTGGGGCCTCGTCATCGACGATGAGTGCACGCATCACCGACGGCCGTGTCGGGCGCCCGGTCATCCGGCCACCGAGCGCGACGACGCGACGCCATGCGCCGCAGGTATCGTGGCATTCAGGGAGGATGCCGACCGGGTCCGGGCGGCATCGCCACCACACGCCATGGTGCGCACCGGCAGCTGCAACACCACCTCGAACCCGCCGCCTGCCGCGTTGCGCGCCTGCAGCGTACCGCGCGCTCCGTACAGCAAGTGCAGGCGCCGTGCGGTGGCCGACAACCCCGTTCCGGCCCCGATCGGATCGCGGCCCGGCGCCA
Above is a window of Gemmatimonadota bacterium DNA encoding:
- a CDS encoding response regulator transcription factor, with amino-acid sequence MRALIVDDEAPARRRLTRLLATIEDLEVVGEAESGDEAVTRIAELEPDVVFLDIQMPGLNGVGVVKAVGVDEMPLVIFVTAFDEHAVAAFEVRALDYLLKPVVPDRLRSAVERAREMLSAPLGAATLQQVEAMASLVRIEGPPLTRLLVQGERGAQLLLVDSIDLARAERNYVVLYTPQGTFRVRGTIGALADRLDATRFLRVNRSDIVRMDAIRELQPWSHGDYRIVLGDGRALLWSRRYRAQQASAFELG
- a CDS encoding DUF2214 family protein gives rise to the protein MTIRWLLAALHLLALGIGMESVWARGRALRRPLDADGLKRVFTHDNWYGIAALLWYPTGIARAFFGFEKGTGYYLHQPFFVAKLALVIIVGAVEMWVMVVLIRWRRQQQRGEAIDTRHAALMSRISAWETFAIMLIIFLATAVARNVRFW
- a CDS encoding pesticidal protein Cry15Aa, whose amino-acid sequence is MTTHATRSPFDSRASSHGVVPRTLTATLLLAAIASADVRAQSAPWMIGPFTKPSAVNPILSPSAAATFRSPMNDSLVQWEAFATFNPAAVVRDGKVFVLYRAEDATGASIIGGHTSRIGLAESRDGVHFTRHPAPILFPANDGQKGNEWPGGVEDPRIVEDESGRYVLTYTQWNRQVPRLAVATSRDLMRWEKHGPAFADAAGGKYLGVETKSGAILSRVVGDRIVATKVDGKYWMYFNVPDVLIATSDDLVHWTPVEDANGRALKVLSPRPGYFDSWLVEAGPPPLLTERGIVMLYNAGNSQAYGDRALPERMYTAGQALFDARNPLKLLARTDVPFIRPTESYEKSGQYAEGTTFVEALIPFKGQWFLYYGTADSRVGVAVAPMRRPARSR